In Pirellula sp. SH-Sr6A, the DNA window TTTTGCAGGTGGAATAGGTGCGCCATCGCGACAAGAAGACTCGGACGTGCATCTTGTACTTTTTCTTTTCGAGCCAAGCGAAGAATCCTTTCAATCCACCGAAGCGATGGGATGGGACACCTTCCTCGATATGGCGCCACTGAGCCTTGGTGAGTTTGGACACCGGGACATCCGTTGGGATTCCCACATCGGGGGCGAGCGCCAAGAGTTCTTGGAGCTCATGCGAATAGGATGGGGTGTTCCATGGAGCGATTGCACCGTCTCGCAGACTCAGTGTTTTGTTCGGTACGACCTTGTTTGGGTCGATAGCGATCGTTTCGCCAAATCCTTCGCATTCTCGGCAAGCGCCCAGGGGATGATTGAAATTGAAGAGACTGGGTTCTGCCGCGGGATAATCGATGTTGCATGGAACACATCGCAGCACCGGAGAGAATGCTAGGCGGTCGAAGGACTTTCCATCGATCGTTTCTGTGCCCGATTCGCTTTCTAGAAAGACGATCCCGATGGAATCATCATGCAACGCCGCTTGATCCATGCACACGCCGAGGGACTGTAGCCAGCGTTCTTCCCGAGTTCCCGTCCACGAGAGTCGATCTACAATCACGGTCGCGCGTTGGACGTTTTTGAATTGCTCGACAAGCTCAGCGCGATCCGAGCTCCCTAAGTTGACCGTAGAATTTTGGACAACAAGGCGAACGAATCCACTCGACTGAAGGTCGGCGAGGAGCATGGCAAGTTCATCGGTCGACTTCCAGGCGATCTCGAATCCCACCATTGCGCGTCCTGATGTGCGGGTGCTCAACACGTCGAGGATGGTATTTGGCGAATGGGCTTGAACAGGTTGACCGCATTGGGGGCAGAACAGCGAAGCGGTCTTAGAGAAGACGTTTCGAAGGTATTCCAGAATCTCGCTAGCAGTGCCCACCGTGCTCCGATTGTTTCGAGCGCGCGAGTCGCGGGTCACGGCGATGGAAGGGGGAAGCGGTTCGAGGCTGTCGAAGCTAGGTTTGTCCAGTCGTTGTAGAAACTGCCGAGTGTAGGCAGAGAAACTCTCGATGTAGCGGCGTTGGCCTTCCGCGTAGAGGGTATCGAACGCCAAGCTCGATTTGCCGCTCCCGCTCACCCCGCAAAGCACTGTCAGTTGTCGGAGCGGGAAATCGATATTTAGCGACTTCAGATTGTGTTGGCACGCTCCTCGCAGGTGGATGGCAGGTCCGCCCATGCTCGTTCGCAGCGCAATGGTCGCGGGGTTACTTGCCTCAAGGATGCTCGTCCCGGAGGCGTCGTACGAGGAAACGGATGGAGAAGAGGAATTCGAGGACCGCGATTTCTTTGCCATAGTGATAGAGCTTAGGCGCGGCGTTTGGAAATGACTAGTGCAACGTTGAGGGCGTCATCCGCAGCCGCTATACTTCGCAGACCGCGGTTGGACCGCGCGCCAACCTGGAATAAGCCCGCTCGAATCCTGTTTGTTTTCGAATCGGTGACCAAGAACAGGCAAAGCCGTGCGAATACGCGAAAAATTGCGCGTTGGCGACATGAATGGGATGAAACTGGCCTTGCATGAATAGGATGCCGAAATGAGCTCTCCGGAAGAAACCACCCCTGCACAGAGATTTGCGAAAGCAGCGCCGGCTTATGACCCCAGCAAGGACGTTGAGGAAAAGCTATGGTCGGGCGGGTACTCTCCGCGCGCGATGATTGGAGCGTGGATTGGATGTTTGGTTGCTTCCGGACTGTTGATTGCGACTGCCATCTTTTTGCCGAGTGTCATGGAGCAAGTGGATCGACGAGTCATTTGGGGGATCGCGTTGGTGGGGATCGTCGCGATTTGGGGTTATGCAGCTCTCACCTATCTTTACAGGCGGTTTAGTGTTCACTACGAATTGACCAGTCAGCGTTTCATCCACAAGCATGGTTTGCTGGTGCGAACCACCGATCGCATTGAACTGATCGACATCGACGACGTCGCGTATAGCCAAGGAATCGTGGAGAGAATGCTAAACGTCGGGGCGATCAAGATTCTAAGCACCGACCTATCCCACGCCTCGTTGCGGATGATTGGAATCGAGGAAGTGGGACGGGTCGCTGGCTTGATCGACGACGCACGTCGAAAGGAACGAAGGAAGCGAGCGCTTCACATCGAGACGACTTAAAAGCATCCGTCCTTCGATGAAAGCCGAACCATGCCGAGAACTTGGTTGCCAACTGTATGGATACCCAAGAGTTGGAGGTCGGTGAAATTCAAAATGCCACCCGAGCATTGGGGGCGGGAGCATTATCTTCCTTTCACACCCAATGCGCTCGTCGATTCCCTTTTGAGAGACTTTCCGCTCTCCGCTCCTGAGCAGACTCCATTTCGCTCATTGGTCGAGCAGATCAAGAGAAACATCAGCCTCGCGTATCACTCCCATCACGAGGTGTTATCGGATCTCTATCAACGCTACGATCCGGATCGCGATTTCTCCGACCGGGTATTGCGAGGGGAGGGGACAGGAGTCGAGGGAGAATTTCCTGATACCGAATGGAAATTGGGATCTTGTGGAGGGCTGACTGACCGGGAGGCTTCGCGCGAGTTGTTTTCCGAAATAGCGGCTTCGCTGGGACATGCCAATTACCGACGACTTTCGCCGCGTGAGATTCAGAATGCTATTGGGGTAGCCAGTCATTGGGGCGTTCGGCTTCATATCCGATTCTCTTCCTTCCGCAAGTTGGAGGTGTACGGGCGGGGAGATATTGTCACGCGAAGATCGTTTCGAAGTTGGAGACATTTCTTCCGACTGGTCGATCGAGACGTACCCATTTATCAACGATTGGTTGTCGTCTTTCGTCCAAGGGAGATGCAGACCTTTCCAGAACCGCTCGATCCCAATCGGGTGCACATTCGAATGTTTAAAAACGTTCCCAAGGCGGATATCGACATGATGCTTCCTGGAACGCAGATTCGATTGAGTTGGCTAGACACGGGCAAGATTGGTATCCCAACCTTGTGGGGGATTGCAATGATGACTAGCAAGCTCGCTAAGAGCCTTTGGATCCTGGCGTTGTTTAGCACGCTCAAGCTGCTGTCCTCCTTTTTTCTGGTAGTCGCCGTCTTGGTGGCGACTTTGTTCTACGGCATCAAGTCGATCTTTTCGTACACGACCACCAAACGTCGGTATCAGCTGAATATCACCAGAAGTCTTTATTACCAAAACTTGGACAACAATCTGGGGGCTTTGCTTCGAATTGAGGAGGAAGCCGAGCAGCAAGAGATTTGCGAGGCCATTCTGGGATGCTTCGTTCTGTTCCGTAGCTCTCAGCCCATGACGCTGGAGGAAATCGATCGGCAGGCAGAAGCGATTTTAATGCGGCTGACGGGGGTCGATATCGATTTCGATGTAAGAGATAGCATGCGCGATTTAGCGAAGTGCGGTGTTGTTGCGATTCAGGAAACCGGCTGGCAACTTGTCTCTCCTGTGGGTGAGTGCGGTATCTAGTTTGCATTGAACCGATCGATGGTTTTCAAAAGAAATCATCGTTGACTTTAGGTAGGACCGCTCACGAGAACGGTGCGACAGAGCTAAAATAGACGGATCGCTTGTTCGTCTTTTTTCTTGTGGGTTCTATTTTGGCGGATGACTTCGATTGGGAGCGGATTGGGATGGCGGTGGAGCATGGGCTTCATGTGCTTCCTGCACAGGGCCCGATCGCGGTGTTCGTGCATCACAACACGCTTCATGCGTTCGAGCATTTACCATTCGACGAAGCGGTGGTGGCTGGTGTCAAGAAATACGGGGCGCATCCGTACTGGCCCGAAAGCCGGTACCGGAACAAAGTAGAGTGGGGCAGGATCTCGGTATCGGATCTAGAGAAAGAGTTGCTCCACGATTTGGGAGAGGCAGCGCACGAGTCCGTTGCCCCCGAAACGACTCGACTCCAGTTGCGGCTCGCCATGATGGCCAGACGGTTGCGTTTGGGACCCGACGAAGAGATTCGGTGGTCCTTGGCGGAGACGGATGCCATGGCCAAGTTTTTACCAGACGTTAGCGTTGCGGCCGCGAATCAGATGGTGCACGAGGTGCGGCACTGGATGCTTCGAGAATACACGTCCACTGAGAATGTTTCGAATGAGAGTTTAGCGCTACTTCTCCTGGATCTTTCGGAGGACTTTGAGTTCGATCGTCGAGCTTCCTGGACGGACGAAACCTGGACGAATTTTACTCTTCGCCTGCTTTACTCCGTGTGTCGCAAAGGGGCATCGCAGTGGTCCCGTCATGACGAGGATGGGGCGGTTCCCATACGCCAACGCGAGTTGCTACTCGATATCCTTCACGTCGATTGCGATGAGCCCGTACACGACTTTCTGATCCGATTCCTTTCCAACGCGCTGGATCAAGGGATCTCGCAGTGGCAGGGGAATTTTGGGCGCCCTGGATTATTCGGTCTGTTTCTAGATCTATATGGTTCCTCCTCCGATTTCGTCTTGGACCGGCTCGCGCCGCTTCGAGACATCGTGCGGCGCGAAGAGCACCGTGCGCGCACCGCTCGCGAGTCGATTGCAATTTCTTTGAGGGCACTCGGAGTTAAGGATGAAACCTTAGATGCGTACATCGAGAGCACACTTTTAGCCTTGCCCGGTTGGACGAGCATGGTTTGGCAGTTGGAATCCAATGCGGAGTGGACCCCTCGTCCGCTACCGAAAGGATCGTTGGAAGAGATGCTCGCCATCCGCTTGTTGTTAGACCGCGCTTCGATTGCGTATGCCCTCAGGCGTGATGCGCCAAAATTATGGATTGAGTCGCTCGGTTCCGATGTTTCCTTTCCCGCCCTTCAGGTCTTGGCGTCGAAGCATCAGCGAGAGGATCGGCCGAGCTCGACGCAGCAACAACGGGCGTTTCTTTTGTTTCAAATTGCACAGAGGCTGGGTTGGAATGCACTAGAACTAGCGGTGTTATCCGGAGCAGAATGGAAGAAAATCGTCAAAGAGGTTCTGCAATTCGGTTCGTTGAACAGGAGGCGGATCTATCATTCTGCTTTTGAGCGGCATTATCGAGAGGAACTGCTCGATGCGGTTTCGGAGATCACTAAGCTCTCGGTGGGGATGAGCCAGCGAAGTCCATTTTCTTTTCAAGTGATTACTTGCATCGATGATCGCGAAGAATCGCTTCGCAGGCATTTGGAAGAGATCGACGCGGGGATTGAAACCTTTGGGGCGGCCGGTTTCTTTGGGGTTCCCATGTACTTTCGATCCGTTTCGGATGCGCACTACATCCCTCTTTGTCCGGTCGTGATCAAGCCGAAGCATTTCGTCGATGAGGTAGCGCATGTCACCTACCAAGAGATGCAGCGTCGTCAAACCGAGGCCAGGAGAGTGCTTGGGAAAGCTTCGCATCAGATCCATCTGGGAAGCCGATCGCTTTTGGCTGGAACGTTAACCTCCTTTGCAGGGTCGATCGCCAGTATTCCGATGGTCGCCCGAGTGTTGGCGCCGCGCTTTACGGCTAAAGCGAAGGAGTTGCTGGGGGATGTCGTCAAAGGGAGGAAAGCGACGACCCTTTGCTTAGAGCGCATTCCGGCGGAAGGGGGGGGCGATGAATCTTCGTCGGTCCATCATGGATTTACAGACGTCGAAATGGCTGACGTGGTCGAACGGCTACTGGGAGATATAGGCCTCCAGACGTTCTCACCGTTGGTGGTTGTACTAGGTCACGGTTCATCGTCGTTGAACAATCCGCATGAGTCGGCTTACAACTGCGGAGCCTGCGGTGGAGGACGTGGCGGACCGAATGCCCGAGCCTTG includes these proteins:
- a CDS encoding PH domain-containing protein, producing the protein MSSPEETTPAQRFAKAAPAYDPSKDVEEKLWSGGYSPRAMIGAWIGCLVASGLLIATAIFLPSVMEQVDRRVIWGIALVGIVAIWGYAALTYLYRRFSVHYELTSQRFIHKHGLLVRTTDRIELIDIDDVAYSQGIVERMLNVGAIKILSTDLSHASLRMIGIEEVGRVAGLIDDARRKERRKRALHIETT
- a CDS encoding TMEM143 family protein produces the protein MPRTWLPTVWIPKSWRSVKFKMPPEHWGREHYLPFTPNALVDSLLRDFPLSAPEQTPFRSLVEQIKRNISLAYHSHHEVLSDLYQRYDPDRDFSDRVLRGEGTGVEGEFPDTEWKLGSCGGLTDREASRELFSEIAASLGHANYRRLSPREIQNAIGVASHWGVRLHIRFSSFRKLEVYGRGDIVTRRSFRSWRHFFRLVDRDVPIYQRLVVVFRPREMQTFPEPLDPNRVHIRMFKNVPKADIDMMLPGTQIRLSWLDTGKIGIPTLWGIAMMTSKLAKSLWILALFSTLKLLSSFFLVVAVLVATLFYGIKSIFSYTTTKRRYQLNITRSLYYQNLDNNLGALLRIEEEAEQQEICEAILGCFVLFRSSQPMTLEEIDRQAEAILMRLTGVDIDFDVRDSMRDLAKCGVVAIQETGWQLVSPVGECGI
- a CDS encoding DUF2309 domain-containing protein; this translates as MGSILADDFDWERIGMAVEHGLHVLPAQGPIAVFVHHNTLHAFEHLPFDEAVVAGVKKYGAHPYWPESRYRNKVEWGRISVSDLEKELLHDLGEAAHESVAPETTRLQLRLAMMARRLRLGPDEEIRWSLAETDAMAKFLPDVSVAAANQMVHEVRHWMLREYTSTENVSNESLALLLLDLSEDFEFDRRASWTDETWTNFTLRLLYSVCRKGASQWSRHDEDGAVPIRQRELLLDILHVDCDEPVHDFLIRFLSNALDQGISQWQGNFGRPGLFGLFLDLYGSSSDFVLDRLAPLRDIVRREEHRARTARESIAISLRALGVKDETLDAYIESTLLALPGWTSMVWQLESNAEWTPRPLPKGSLEEMLAIRLLLDRASIAYALRRDAPKLWIESLGSDVSFPALQVLASKHQREDRPSSTQQQRAFLLFQIAQRLGWNALELAVLSGAEWKKIVKEVLQFGSLNRRRIYHSAFERHYREELLDAVSEITKLSVGMSQRSPFSFQVITCIDDREESLRRHLEEIDAGIETFGAAGFFGVPMYFRSVSDAHYIPLCPVVIKPKHFVDEVAHVTYQEMQRRQTEARRVLGKASHQIHLGSRSLLAGTLTSFAGSIASIPMVARVLAPRFTAKAKELLGDVVKGRKATTLCLERIPAEGGGDESSSVHHGFTDVEMADVVERLLGDIGLQTFSPLVVVLGHGSSSLNNPHESAYNCGACGGGRGGPNARALAQMANEPRVRRILQGRGVSIPEETWFVGGYHNTCNDHVEFSDLDRVPPTHQRPLWEIQEKLRQACERNAWERCRRFTNVKPDISPHEALRYVEERSEDLAQARPEYNHATNAACVVGRRSRTRGLFMDRRSFLTSYDPTLDNSEHDVLHRLLSAVIPVCAGISLEYLFSTIDNSVYGCGSKLPHNIAGLIGVMEGAASDLRCGLSQQMVEIHEPMRIVFVIEATEAAFRSVMHRNESIGRLVTNNWIQVALLSPTSSELLLYQQGRFEPYRPTGRPLPTASSSGSWFHGWRGNLGFSRVEYPIAMEPRGGNALGPGAMG